One genomic region from Salmonirosea aquatica encodes:
- a CDS encoding RNA polymerase sigma factor yields MNSKPIDEKQLWQEFQAGSHQAFQQLHQYHIRHLLNYGLRIHGSLSAVEDCIQDVFVQLWHYRQGITRPTSVRFYLLRALRNQLRTQYRRDRPFVSGWDDDGEQAGQNRIPFDTEPSAEDQLISLDIDAERKALIHQTLQTLTARQREIIYLRYFNDLTYEEICEVMQVNYQTARSQIYTAIKLIRKELKDSDMFQILILYFLFQ; encoded by the coding sequence GAATTCAAAACCAATTGATGAAAAACAGCTCTGGCAGGAATTTCAGGCCGGTAGCCATCAGGCTTTTCAGCAATTACACCAGTATCACATTCGACACCTGCTCAACTATGGGCTCCGGATACACGGCTCACTATCAGCAGTAGAAGACTGCATTCAGGATGTCTTTGTTCAACTGTGGCATTATCGACAAGGAATTACCCGACCTACCTCCGTCCGTTTTTATCTGCTTAGAGCTTTGCGTAATCAACTGCGGACGCAATACCGCCGGGATCGGCCATTTGTATCCGGATGGGATGATGATGGCGAACAGGCCGGACAAAACCGTATCCCTTTTGATACTGAACCCTCAGCAGAAGATCAACTTATTTCTCTCGACATTGACGCCGAACGGAAAGCACTTATACACCAAACACTTCAGACACTCACGGCCCGGCAGCGCGAAATTATTTATCTGCGCTACTTCAATGATCTGACCTATGAAGAAATCTGCGAGGTTATGCAGGTCAATTATCAAACAGCCCGATCCCAGATTTATACCGCGATCAAATTGATCCGTAAAGAACTGAAAGACAGCGATATGTTTCAAATACTGATTTTATATTTCTTGTTTCAATAA